The proteins below come from a single Fodinicola acaciae genomic window:
- a CDS encoding glycosyl hydrolase family 95 catalytic domain-containing protein, translated as MVSRRTFLGATSALVGVAGAGLPVRWPAGVHADIVADAAMVWKRPPASWQDAPFLGNGLLGVQVYRGAGNSLTFMLSHTKVIDQRPQWVAAVGLSRLPIGSLALIFQGSITAVDWTLDLWNAELTGTVTTTRGSTSFAALVQNDRGILLVELVPSDGERDAAWTFTPLPAATTRNPKPPDYAGNPPVNLGDGYAEQPLSAGGGYTTAWQERQIGTRRLLAATVNYGFPSTTGKAQAIASVRSALSTYEPLIVKHRRWWNAFYVRSLVSVPDKKIQRFYWIQLYKTAAATRADAPVVTEWGPWFPAKGNNWTAVWWNLNVQIAYWHIQGSNHHELDAVTNTLYRSRENLALSVPEEYRDGQSYALAHPSDWLLRPGAKTVGIPGTSTKTDNTGNLIWAVHNVWLTYRHTMDRRILGEIIVPILSKAVNFYAHFLSPQADGYLHLALTRSPEYADAEDCTYDLSLIRWACRTLVAAGAEPIQRWRDILVKLVPYHRDATGVMIGKDVPLSSSHRHFSHLLWLYPLQEASDPALMRQSFDHWAGMQSLWHGYSLAVASSMASVMNSPEEALRYLRAFIDGTVIGDTQITPNTMYREGNNFALESPLTGAQSLLDMVSQSAHGVVKVFPSISASWPEASIQNIRCQGAFLLDASRKAGATEWVRIRSEAGAALVLQHGIAGDIDVRDENGRRLPWKPAGDGRISVPLRQGRSAVVSRRGERPDPRPRDVPASEPAPPWGLP; from the coding sequence ATGGTGTCTCGGCGTACGTTCCTCGGTGCGACCTCCGCGCTGGTCGGTGTGGCAGGCGCTGGCCTGCCGGTGCGCTGGCCAGCCGGCGTACACGCCGACATTGTGGCCGATGCCGCGATGGTCTGGAAGCGGCCGCCGGCCAGCTGGCAGGATGCTCCGTTTCTCGGCAACGGTTTGCTCGGCGTGCAGGTCTATCGAGGTGCCGGCAACAGCCTGACTTTCATGCTCAGCCACACCAAAGTCATCGACCAGCGCCCGCAGTGGGTCGCCGCCGTCGGCCTGTCGCGGCTGCCGATCGGCTCACTTGCTCTCATTTTCCAGGGAAGCATCACGGCGGTCGACTGGACCCTCGACCTGTGGAATGCCGAGCTGACCGGCACGGTGACCACGACGCGGGGAAGCACGTCTTTCGCGGCACTGGTGCAAAACGACCGCGGCATCCTGCTCGTCGAGCTGGTGCCGAGCGATGGCGAACGAGACGCCGCGTGGACGTTCACGCCGTTGCCGGCGGCCACGACCCGCAACCCCAAGCCGCCGGACTATGCCGGCAATCCGCCGGTGAATCTCGGCGACGGCTATGCCGAGCAGCCGCTGTCGGCTGGCGGCGGCTACACGACTGCTTGGCAAGAAAGGCAGATCGGTACGCGCCGCCTGCTGGCCGCGACAGTGAACTACGGGTTTCCGTCCACGACAGGCAAAGCCCAGGCGATCGCCAGCGTACGATCAGCGCTTTCCACGTACGAGCCGCTGATCGTCAAGCACCGGCGTTGGTGGAACGCCTTTTACGTGCGCAGCCTGGTGTCGGTGCCCGACAAGAAGATCCAGCGGTTCTACTGGATCCAGCTCTACAAGACGGCCGCGGCGACCAGAGCCGATGCGCCGGTGGTCACCGAGTGGGGACCCTGGTTTCCGGCCAAAGGCAACAACTGGACCGCCGTCTGGTGGAATCTCAACGTCCAGATCGCATACTGGCACATCCAGGGCTCCAACCATCACGAGCTCGACGCGGTCACGAACACGCTGTACCGCTCGCGCGAGAACCTGGCGCTGTCGGTGCCGGAGGAATATCGCGACGGGCAGTCCTACGCACTCGCGCATCCGTCCGACTGGCTGCTGCGACCCGGCGCGAAGACCGTCGGAATCCCCGGTACGAGCACGAAAACCGACAACACCGGCAACCTGATCTGGGCTGTGCACAACGTCTGGCTGACCTATCGGCACACGATGGACCGGCGGATCCTGGGTGAGATCATCGTGCCGATCCTGAGCAAGGCGGTGAACTTCTACGCGCATTTCCTTTCCCCGCAGGCAGACGGATATCTGCATTTGGCGCTGACGAGGTCGCCGGAGTACGCCGACGCCGAGGACTGCACGTACGACCTGTCGCTGATCCGCTGGGCCTGCCGGACATTGGTGGCCGCTGGCGCTGAGCCGATCCAGCGATGGCGCGACATTCTGGTGAAGCTGGTGCCATATCACCGCGACGCGACCGGCGTGATGATCGGCAAGGACGTACCGCTGTCGAGCTCGCATCGGCATTTCTCGCATTTGTTGTGGCTCTATCCGCTGCAGGAGGCGAGCGATCCAGCGCTCATGCGGCAGAGTTTCGACCACTGGGCCGGCATGCAGAGCCTGTGGCACGGCTACAGCCTGGCCGTCGCATCATCGATGGCGTCGGTGATGAACTCGCCGGAGGAAGCACTGCGATATCTGCGTGCCTTCATCGACGGCACGGTCATCGGCGACACACAGATCACGCCGAACACCATGTATCGCGAGGGCAACAACTTCGCGCTGGAGAGTCCCCTCACCGGCGCGCAGTCGCTGCTGGACATGGTGTCGCAGAGTGCACACGGCGTCGTGAAGGTCTTTCCGTCGATATCGGCGAGCTGGCCGGAGGCCAGCATCCAGAACATCCGCTGCCAAGGTGCGTTTTTGCTGGATGCGTCGAGGAAAGCCGGCGCTACGGAGTGGGTCAGGATCCGCAGTGAGGCCGGCGCAGCGCTCGTCCTGCAGCACGGCATAGCCGGCGACATCGACGTACGCGACGAAAACGGCCGCCGCCTGCCGTGGAAACCGGCTGGCGACGGCCGGATTTCGGTGCCGCTGCGGCAAGGCCGCAGCGCGGTTGTCAGCCGTCGAGGCGAGCGGCCGGATCCGCGACCCCGTGACGTGCCGGCGTCGGAGCCGGCGCCACCGTGGGGCCTGCCGTAG
- a CDS encoding MFS transporter codes for MSRKSWTLTVVCAASFMLLLDVTIVNVALPDIQHGLTAKLSDLQWVTDAYALTLAALLLTAGSFADRCGRRRVFLVGLAIFTLASLICGVAGSPLMLIAARAVQGVGGAIVFPTSLALLASTFQGKERGMAFGVWGAVAGMATALGPLVGGAIATGIGWRGIFLVNLPIGALTIAIAAFMVDESRSPHAARIDWPGVVSFTAGLFSLVYGLIRATDTGWTEAGVIVCFGLAAVFLTAFVVIQSRVREPMFDLSLLRTPTFLGGSVAAFAMNGALNAMFLYIVLYLQSGLGISAFGTGLRLLIVSAGSVIAATVAGRLSSQLPVRWLIGPGLVLEGIGLLAMLGLDARSDWTHLVPGLVISGVGIGLVAPPLSSTAVGVVPVHRSGMASGINQTFRQLGIAVGIALYGTMFSASMRTGSGFPTALNELLLTSGVVAVVSGVAAFGLIRTKDFVATAGPTVAPAPTPARHGVADPAARLDG; via the coding sequence ATGAGCCGCAAATCGTGGACGTTGACGGTCGTCTGCGCGGCGTCTTTCATGTTGCTGCTCGACGTCACGATCGTCAATGTCGCACTGCCGGACATCCAGCACGGCCTGACGGCAAAGCTGAGCGACCTGCAGTGGGTCACCGACGCGTACGCGCTGACACTGGCCGCGTTGCTGCTGACCGCCGGCTCGTTCGCCGACCGGTGTGGCCGGCGCAGAGTTTTCCTTGTCGGGCTGGCGATTTTCACACTGGCGTCGTTGATTTGCGGCGTCGCCGGCAGTCCGTTGATGCTGATCGCGGCGCGTGCGGTGCAGGGTGTCGGCGGGGCGATCGTGTTTCCGACTTCGTTGGCATTGCTGGCAAGCACGTTCCAGGGTAAAGAACGCGGCATGGCCTTCGGTGTGTGGGGTGCGGTGGCCGGCATGGCCACCGCGCTCGGTCCGCTCGTCGGCGGCGCGATCGCGACCGGCATCGGCTGGCGTGGCATTTTCCTCGTCAACCTGCCGATCGGTGCCCTCACCATCGCCATCGCGGCGTTCATGGTCGACGAGTCACGTTCGCCGCACGCCGCGCGGATCGACTGGCCTGGTGTGGTTTCCTTCACCGCAGGCCTTTTCAGCCTCGTGTACGGCCTGATCCGCGCCACCGACACCGGCTGGACCGAGGCCGGCGTAATCGTCTGTTTCGGCCTGGCCGCGGTCTTCCTGACCGCCTTCGTGGTGATCCAGTCGCGCGTACGCGAGCCGATGTTCGACCTGTCTTTGTTGCGTACGCCCACATTTCTCGGCGGCTCGGTCGCCGCCTTCGCCATGAACGGCGCGTTGAACGCGATGTTTCTCTACATCGTCCTCTACCTGCAGAGCGGCCTCGGCATCAGCGCGTTCGGCACCGGCCTGCGGCTGCTGATCGTGTCGGCCGGCTCGGTCATCGCCGCGACGGTCGCCGGCCGGTTGTCCAGCCAGCTGCCGGTGCGCTGGCTGATCGGCCCGGGCCTGGTGCTGGAAGGCATCGGCCTGCTGGCGATGCTCGGCCTGGACGCGCGCTCCGACTGGACACATCTGGTGCCAGGACTCGTCATTTCCGGCGTCGGCATCGGTCTGGTCGCGCCGCCGCTCAGCTCGACCGCCGTCGGTGTGGTGCCGGTGCACCGCTCCGGCATGGCCTCCGGCATCAACCAGACCTTCCGACAGCTCGGCATCGCGGTCGGCATTGCCTTGTACGGCACGATGTTCTCGGCCTCGATGCGCACCGGCAGCGGTTTTCCGACCGCTCTCAACGAACTTCTGCTGACCAGCGGCGTCGTGGCCGTCGTCAGCGGCGTCGCCGCCTTCGGGTTGATCCGTACGAAGGACTTCGTCGCTACGGCAGGCCCCACGGTGGCGCCGGCTCCGACGCCGGCACGTCACGGGGTCGCGGATCCGGCCGCTCGCCTCGACGGCTGA
- a CDS encoding VOC family protein, translating into MTTEGIEGVFLETHNWGKSAKFFQKLGYEVRFSSDDGSGVLQNGTAPYLVLVEVPESQQPQMQLVLKVTDPGSFQPDVDVVTPFEDTHYGAKRMTVRDPDGRLWSIEAK; encoded by the coding sequence ATGACCACCGAAGGCATCGAAGGCGTTTTCCTGGAGACGCACAACTGGGGAAAGTCGGCGAAGTTCTTCCAGAAGCTCGGCTATGAGGTGCGGTTCTCGTCCGACGACGGCTCCGGCGTGCTGCAGAACGGCACCGCGCCCTACCTGGTGTTGGTCGAGGTGCCGGAAAGTCAGCAACCGCAGATGCAGCTCGTGCTGAAGGTCACCGATCCCGGCTCGTTCCAGCCGGACGTGGACGTGGTGACGCCGTTCGAGGACACGCATTACGGCGCCAAGCGGATGACCGTACGCGACCCGGACGGCCGGCTGTGGAGCATCGAAGCCAAATGA
- a CDS encoding CopG family transcriptional regulator, with protein MLALDLVTEDVKQFKVYLPVELIKQLKHHAIEAEMSLSALVTDALRGYLATTSNKEK; from the coding sequence ATGCTAGCATTGGACCTTGTGACCGAGGACGTGAAGCAGTTCAAGGTGTATCTGCCGGTGGAGCTGATCAAGCAGCTCAAGCACCACGCCATCGAGGCGGAGATGTCACTCTCCGCGCTGGTCACCGACGCTCTTCGCGGCTATCTCGCCACCACCTCGAACAAGGAGAAATGA
- a CDS encoding TIM-barrel domain-containing protein, which translates to MRTRIAAAVTALALLYPTPVVARPPDRASVVAGDARFEVLSPTLVRMEYAGDAKFVDAATFNAIGRASFRPPAFSTERKDGWLTIRTSALSLRYKLDSGPFTADNVAVRLANGVTARPTFPAAAECAAGALCEAENASLDGVSVAADHSGYTGSGFVAGFEQNGGSLTYQLKVATAGPYVFRARYANAVGGDGQSVTRTLTLTVDGTAHTLTLPVTGSWDTWGFTSADLSLTAGKHSISVSKTAADSGHVNLDSLAVTAPDAGYPPGQLVKSCTYGAICEAENGNLSGGASAQTDHNGFSGDGFAAGLTVAGASDAVRITGLPADGAYDLQLRYANVGTPRSVSVDQSRVTLAPTSSWDSWRIVSVPVSLRKGDNTVTIGCPDADSCHLNLDTVAVTTAGAAQLLPHAPLGGYRRGLDGVNGSARTTPGLLYQDGWYLLDDTASAIFDGAAVSPRPGHGGTPYQDGYLFGYGTDFQHGLSDLATLTGPSILLPRWAYGVWYSKYYDYHESDYRAMLAKFRSEGVPLDVLVTDTDIKSPDTWDGWQIDTTKFPDPTGFFDWSASMGLHNTINIHPSVLSTDPQFAQAMATAKGKLTKAASGCYTDTSHQGDCYVFDWSDPDQLKAYFDLHKGMERQGVDFWWLDWCCEPSRYSAAGVTPDAWINYQYANRNGFAFSRAFGSLQAGGYSGQQGLPTGPWADKRTTVHFTGDTTSSWDTLRFEVGYTPGEAASTGLSATSHDIGGFNANQANLPDDLYVRWSQLAVFQPIFRFHGNHSNRLPWEYGDAARVSVEKSMNLRERLVPYTYSLARLANRTGVPIVRPTYLQYPNDPDAYAAAGGEYFYGPDVLVAPATDPGTTATTSVWVPPGSWTDYFTGRTYTGPSTVDVKTDWSTMPVLVRAGGILSLRSTNVANDVQNPLTAATLDVAVGANGRYALAEDGGATTAVSYADAAHRLTIAPARQRTWTVRFLGATAPRLVLVDGRPTTAWQWNADARTLTVNLGTHTTVSYH; encoded by the coding sequence ATGCGTACTCGAATCGCCGCCGCCGTCACCGCTTTGGCTCTCCTTTATCCGACACCGGTCGTGGCACGACCGCCAGATCGTGCGTCTGTCGTCGCTGGCGACGCGCGTTTCGAGGTGTTGTCGCCGACGCTCGTACGGATGGAATACGCCGGTGACGCGAAGTTCGTCGACGCGGCGACCTTCAACGCGATCGGTCGGGCCAGCTTTCGGCCTCCCGCTTTCAGCACGGAGCGCAAAGACGGCTGGCTGACGATCCGTACGAGCGCGCTTTCGTTGCGATACAAGCTCGATTCCGGTCCGTTCACCGCCGACAACGTCGCCGTGCGGCTGGCCAACGGCGTGACCGCGCGGCCGACCTTTCCCGCCGCCGCCGAATGCGCGGCTGGCGCGCTCTGCGAGGCGGAAAACGCCAGCCTCGACGGAGTCTCGGTCGCTGCCGACCACAGTGGCTACACCGGCAGCGGGTTTGTCGCCGGCTTCGAGCAGAACGGCGGCTCGCTGACCTACCAGCTCAAGGTCGCGACCGCCGGCCCGTACGTTTTCCGCGCCCGCTATGCCAATGCGGTCGGCGGCGATGGCCAGAGCGTCACGCGTACGCTCACACTGACGGTCGACGGCACCGCGCACACGCTCACGCTTCCGGTCACCGGCAGCTGGGACACCTGGGGTTTCACCAGCGCCGACCTGTCGTTGACGGCGGGCAAACATTCGATCTCGGTCAGCAAAACCGCCGCGGACTCCGGCCATGTCAACCTCGACAGCCTGGCGGTGACCGCGCCAGATGCCGGATATCCTCCTGGGCAACTGGTCAAGTCGTGCACGTACGGCGCGATCTGCGAGGCGGAGAACGGAAATCTTTCCGGTGGCGCGTCGGCGCAGACCGACCACAACGGATTTTCCGGTGACGGTTTCGCGGCTGGCCTGACGGTTGCCGGCGCCTCGGATGCCGTGCGGATCACCGGCCTGCCGGCGGATGGCGCGTACGATCTGCAGCTGCGCTATGCGAATGTCGGGACGCCGCGCTCTGTTTCCGTCGACCAGTCGCGCGTCACATTGGCGCCGACCAGCAGCTGGGACTCGTGGCGGATCGTGTCCGTGCCGGTTTCGTTGCGAAAAGGCGACAACACCGTCACGATCGGCTGTCCTGACGCCGACTCGTGCCACCTCAACCTCGACACCGTGGCGGTCACCACAGCCGGCGCCGCACAGCTGCTGCCGCACGCGCCACTCGGCGGATATCGGCGTGGCCTCGACGGGGTGAACGGCTCGGCGCGTACCACGCCCGGCCTGCTCTACCAGGACGGTTGGTATCTCCTCGACGACACCGCGTCGGCCATCTTCGACGGCGCGGCGGTCAGTCCACGACCCGGTCACGGCGGCACGCCATACCAGGACGGCTATCTTTTCGGCTACGGCACGGATTTCCAGCATGGTCTGAGCGACCTCGCCACGCTGACCGGACCGTCGATCCTGTTGCCGCGCTGGGCCTACGGCGTGTGGTATTCGAAATATTACGACTACCACGAAAGCGACTATCGAGCGATGCTGGCGAAGTTTCGCTCGGAAGGCGTGCCGCTGGACGTACTCGTCACCGACACCGACATCAAGTCGCCGGACACCTGGGACGGCTGGCAGATCGACACCACGAAGTTTCCCGATCCGACCGGATTCTTCGACTGGTCGGCGTCGATGGGACTGCACAACACGATCAACATCCATCCGAGCGTACTGAGCACCGATCCGCAGTTTGCCCAGGCGATGGCCACGGCGAAAGGAAAACTCACCAAGGCCGCCTCCGGTTGCTACACCGACACCTCACACCAGGGTGACTGCTATGTCTTCGACTGGTCCGATCCCGACCAGCTCAAGGCGTATTTCGACCTGCACAAGGGGATGGAGCGGCAGGGCGTCGACTTCTGGTGGCTGGACTGGTGTTGCGAGCCGTCGCGGTATTCCGCCGCCGGCGTGACACCGGACGCCTGGATCAACTACCAATACGCCAACCGCAACGGTTTCGCCTTCTCGCGTGCCTTCGGCTCGTTGCAGGCCGGTGGCTACAGTGGCCAGCAGGGCCTGCCGACCGGACCATGGGCTGACAAGCGGACGACCGTACACTTCACCGGCGACACCACGTCGAGCTGGGACACGCTGCGGTTCGAGGTCGGCTACACACCTGGCGAGGCGGCGTCCACCGGCCTGTCGGCGACCAGCCACGACATCGGCGGTTTCAACGCCAACCAGGCAAACCTGCCGGACGACCTCTACGTGCGCTGGTCGCAGCTGGCGGTCTTCCAGCCGATCTTCAGATTTCACGGCAACCACAGCAACCGGCTGCCGTGGGAATATGGCGACGCGGCGCGGGTTTCGGTGGAGAAGTCGATGAACCTGCGCGAGCGGCTGGTGCCGTACACCTATTCGTTGGCACGACTGGCAAACCGCACCGGCGTGCCGATCGTACGACCGACGTATCTGCAGTATCCCAACGATCCCGACGCTTACGCGGCGGCCGGCGGCGAGTATTTCTACGGCCCGGACGTGTTGGTGGCGCCGGCGACCGATCCGGGGACGACCGCGACGACCTCGGTGTGGGTCCCGCCAGGCAGCTGGACCGACTATTTCACCGGCAGGACCTACACCGGACCGTCCACAGTGGACGTCAAGACGGACTGGTCGACGATGCCGGTGCTCGTACGCGCTGGCGGCATTCTTTCGTTGCGCAGCACCAATGTGGCCAATGACGTACAGAACCCGCTGACCGCGGCAACCCTCGACGTGGCCGTCGGCGCGAACGGGAGGTACGCGCTCGCCGAGGACGGTGGCGCGACGACCGCCGTCTCGTACGCGGATGCCGCACACCGGCTGACAATCGCGCCAGCGCGGCAGCGGACCTGGACCGTACGCTTTCTCGGCGCGACCGCTCCACGACTGGTGCTCGTCGACGGCCGGCCAACCACCGCCTGGCAGTGGAACGCCGACGCACGTACGCTCACCGTCAACCTCGGCACGCACACCACCGTCTCGTACCACTAA
- a CDS encoding response regulator, producing MIRVVVVDDEPMVCAHLRTILGSADDIEVVDVAHDGAAAVESVVRERPRVVLMDLRMPGVDGLTAIERIKQLPDPPAVVALTTFDADQYVVRALRAGAAGFLVKSTPPEDLIGLVRVAADGHTVLSPAAARRLVAASAGEQDVRDRARKLVRGLTEREIDVLTCLGEGLSNAQIAERLFLSEATVKGYVSRMLVKLDCANRTQAGLLAYDAGLVTR from the coding sequence ATGATCCGCGTGGTGGTGGTCGACGATGAGCCGATGGTTTGTGCGCACCTGCGGACAATTCTCGGCTCGGCCGATGACATCGAGGTGGTCGACGTGGCGCACGACGGCGCCGCGGCGGTGGAGTCGGTCGTACGGGAGCGGCCGCGCGTCGTGCTGATGGACCTGCGGATGCCCGGCGTCGACGGCCTGACCGCCATCGAACGGATCAAACAGCTGCCGGATCCGCCAGCGGTGGTCGCGTTGACGACCTTCGACGCCGACCAGTATGTCGTACGGGCTTTGCGCGCCGGCGCGGCCGGTTTCCTGGTGAAATCGACGCCGCCCGAGGACCTGATCGGTCTCGTACGCGTCGCCGCCGACGGTCACACCGTGCTGTCTCCGGCGGCCGCGCGCCGGCTCGTCGCCGCGTCCGCCGGTGAGCAGGACGTGCGCGACCGGGCCCGGAAACTGGTGCGCGGCCTCACCGAACGCGAGATCGACGTGCTCACCTGCCTCGGCGAAGGGCTGTCCAACGCGCAGATCGCCGAGCGGCTCTTCCTGTCCGAGGCGACCGTCAAAGGCTATGTGTCGCGGATGCTGGTGAAGCTGGACTGCGCCAACCGCACGCAGGCCGGCCTGCTCGCCTACGACGCCGGCCTGGTCACCCGCTGA
- a CDS encoding sensor histidine kinase has product MRWPPPADRWDIGSVIVLLVLVVATGVVGALPWVGHFDTPGPWIALAIEAMISPIFLWRKEIPILSGVVGTLGSLLAVLLSPPAETGQLSVFLSVNVWMQISTSVTVNSMVHYGKRTRRVWIIWGLLAVVTVVAARPWDPHFGSVYGGLTLISAPALVGAYLAARGRLVQELRERAEQAERDQEQAAELARAQERMRLASDLHDVVTHRISLMVLQAGAIRMSTVDPEVREAAERLRTVGCEALEELRDMIGVLRIDVKELA; this is encoded by the coding sequence ATGAGGTGGCCGCCGCCGGCCGACCGCTGGGACATCGGTTCGGTGATCGTCCTGCTCGTCCTCGTTGTCGCGACCGGCGTTGTCGGCGCACTGCCGTGGGTCGGCCATTTCGACACGCCAGGACCCTGGATCGCGCTCGCCATCGAGGCGATGATCTCGCCGATTTTCCTGTGGCGCAAGGAAATCCCGATTCTCTCCGGAGTCGTCGGCACCCTCGGATCGCTGTTGGCCGTGCTGCTGTCACCGCCGGCCGAGACCGGCCAGCTGTCGGTTTTCCTGTCGGTGAACGTGTGGATGCAGATTTCCACCAGCGTGACGGTCAACAGCATGGTGCATTACGGCAAACGTACGCGCCGAGTGTGGATCATCTGGGGACTGCTCGCCGTGGTCACGGTCGTCGCGGCACGGCCGTGGGATCCACATTTTGGCTCTGTCTATGGTGGTCTCACGCTGATCAGCGCCCCAGCGCTGGTCGGTGCGTACCTTGCCGCGCGCGGCCGGCTCGTCCAGGAGCTGCGCGAGCGCGCCGAGCAGGCCGAGCGCGACCAGGAGCAGGCGGCCGAGCTGGCCCGCGCGCAGGAGCGGATGCGGCTCGCCTCCGACCTGCACGACGTGGTCACGCACCGGATCAGCCTGATGGTGTTGCAGGCTGGCGCGATCCGGATGTCCACTGTGGACCCGGAGGTGCGCGAAGCGGCCGAGCGGCTGCGTACCGTCGGCTGTGAGGCACTTGAGGAGTTGCGAGACATGATCGGCGTTTTGCGTATCGACGTGAAGGAATTGGCATGA
- a CDS encoding sensor histidine kinase, whose protein sequence is MFRRPFWDSRRDAVTDILLAAGVAVLGVPVLIGIVSWHADQQRLVLEIPWFLLVTHVVESATLLLRRRVPVLLCGLQLIAFLFTPAYFLVTTGTLIVSGDTLNGAWATLEAPFVCYAAIAYTSGRKRAYAWGSIAIMTIIAVRPWQPGVNAIAGGLVFTAIPALLGLYVSARRRLIQALKDRAERAVREQHRLAEQARAEERRRLASEMHDVVSDRVNLMVLQAGALSVAADEATRTAATDLSEAGRQALSELHELLGVLQTARMEEPERPETPASLPDLSALVADSEAAGVRVTLTEAGNPLMTSPAVARTAYRVVQEALTNVHKHAPDADVRIRVHYGADQVRLTVRNSAASPDRALSRSGSGSGLTGLRHRVELVHGAFHAGPDGEGGFAVEVTLPAYVPTAAHA, encoded by the coding sequence ATGTTCAGGCGGCCGTTCTGGGACTCGCGCCGGGATGCGGTCACCGACATCCTGCTGGCCGCCGGCGTTGCGGTGCTCGGCGTGCCGGTGCTGATCGGCATCGTCTCGTGGCATGCCGACCAGCAGCGTCTGGTCCTGGAAATTCCGTGGTTTCTGCTGGTCACGCACGTGGTCGAGTCGGCGACGCTGCTCCTGCGCCGGCGCGTGCCGGTGCTGCTGTGCGGCCTCCAGCTGATCGCCTTCCTGTTCACACCGGCATACTTCCTGGTCACCACCGGCACGCTCATCGTCTCCGGCGACACGCTCAACGGCGCATGGGCCACGCTCGAGGCGCCGTTCGTCTGCTACGCCGCGATCGCGTACACCAGCGGCCGCAAGCGCGCATATGCGTGGGGATCGATCGCGATCATGACGATCATCGCCGTACGTCCATGGCAGCCGGGGGTCAACGCGATCGCCGGTGGCCTCGTCTTCACCGCGATCCCCGCGCTGCTCGGCCTTTACGTGTCGGCGCGCCGCCGGCTGATCCAGGCGCTGAAAGACCGCGCCGAGCGGGCCGTACGCGAGCAACACCGGCTCGCCGAGCAAGCGCGCGCGGAGGAACGCCGACGTCTCGCCTCGGAGATGCATGACGTCGTCAGCGATCGCGTCAACCTCATGGTGTTGCAGGCCGGCGCGTTGAGTGTCGCCGCCGACGAGGCGACCAGGACCGCCGCGACCGACCTCAGCGAAGCCGGTCGCCAGGCGCTCTCTGAGCTGCACGAGCTCCTTGGCGTGCTGCAGACCGCCCGCATGGAGGAGCCGGAACGACCGGAGACGCCGGCTTCGCTGCCTGATCTGTCGGCGCTCGTGGCAGACTCCGAAGCCGCAGGCGTACGCGTGACGCTGACCGAGGCCGGCAACCCGCTCATGACCTCACCGGCGGTCGCGCGTACGGCGTATCGCGTCGTCCAGGAGGCCCTGACCAACGTCCACAAGCACGCTCCGGACGCTGACGTGCGTATTCGTGTGCACTACGGCGCCGATCAGGTGCGTCTGACCGTACGCAACAGCGCCGCGTCGCCCGACAGGGCGCTCAGCCGCAGCGGCTCTGGTTCCGGACTGACCGGCCTGCGCCACCGCGTCGAGCTGGTGCATGGCGCCTTCCACGCCGGCCCCGACGGCGAAGGCGGGTTCGCCGTCGAGGTGACGTTGCCGGCGTACGTACCGACGGCGGCACACGCATGA